One region of Flavobacterium sp. GSB-24 genomic DNA includes:
- a CDS encoding CDGSH iron-sulfur domain-containing protein has protein sequence MSKTKLIINKNGSIKIEGDFEIMDPEGVLYGLQGRSALGLCRCGLSANKPFCDGGHRNNFEHDSVAFDLPPMKTN, from the coding sequence ATGAGCAAGACAAAATTAATCATCAATAAAAACGGATCTATTAAAATCGAAGGGGATTTTGAAATCATGGATCCAGAAGGAGTTCTTTACGGTTTACAAGGAAGATCTGCACTTGGACTTTGCCGCTGCGGACTTTCTGCCAACAAACCATTTTGCGATGGAGGACACAGAAATAATTTCGAACACGATTCTGTTGCGTTTGATTTACCGCCAATGAAAACCAACTAA
- a CDS encoding DMT family transporter, translating to MKLTKPRLALICGILCISIFPILVKLRLTPGLISAFYRMFFAVILLLPYVLLSKNFKLPTLKFTLLAALCGILFSSDVAVWNIAIQESSATQASLLTNLSPVWVGVGSFFFLKAKPATNFWIGTLVALFGMTTLVGFEFFIELNFNQAFLFAVLSGILYSIYLLVSKNVLSTVDVLSFMTISLMASSIYLGILCYSLNEPFTGFTNAGWFVLILQAVICQLCAWLSISYATQHMRATRVSLSLLSQAVITSILAWLFLEEKITLQMVFGGIVLLFGIRITFYDKTISLKRLFSKN from the coding sequence ATGAAACTCACCAAACCAAGATTAGCCTTAATCTGCGGTATACTCTGCATATCTATTTTCCCTATATTGGTAAAATTACGTTTAACTCCAGGATTAATTTCGGCTTTTTACCGAATGTTTTTTGCTGTGATTCTGTTATTGCCTTACGTACTTTTAAGTAAAAACTTCAAACTTCCGACTCTTAAATTTACACTTCTAGCAGCACTTTGCGGGATTTTGTTTTCTTCGGATGTTGCGGTTTGGAATATCGCCATTCAGGAATCAAGCGCGACTCAGGCTTCTTTGTTGACCAATTTATCTCCAGTTTGGGTTGGTGTTGGCTCTTTCTTTTTTCTGAAAGCAAAACCTGCCACAAATTTCTGGATCGGAACATTAGTCGCTCTATTCGGAATGACCACTTTAGTTGGTTTTGAGTTTTTTATTGAATTGAATTTCAATCAGGCGTTTTTGTTTGCCGTCTTATCTGGAATTCTATATTCTATTTATCTTTTAGTCAGCAAAAATGTGCTTTCAACAGTTGATGTTTTATCATTTATGACGATTAGTTTGATGGCTTCGAGTATTTATTTGGGAATTTTGTGTTATTCGCTAAACGAGCCTTTTACAGGTTTTACCAATGCAGGCTGGTTTGTATTAATACTTCAGGCGGTAATTTGTCAATTGTGCGCATGGCTTTCGATTAGTTATGCAACACAACATATGCGCGCAACACGCGTTTCTTTAAGTTTATTGAGTCAGGCTGTAATTACCTCCATTTTAGCTTGGTTGTTTTTAGAAGAAAAAATAACTTTACAAATGGTTTTCGGCGGAATCGTTTTACTTTTCGGAATCCGAATTACTTTTTACGATAAAACTATTTCTTTAAAAAGACTGTTTTCTAAGAATTAG
- the metG gene encoding methionine--tRNA ligase, with the protein MTQNPKRYTITAALPYTNGPIHIGHLAGVYVPADIYSRYLRLQGKDVAFICGSDEHGVAISMKAKKEGITPQEVIDKYDGIIRKSFADFGISFNNYSRTSAKIHHDTAQEFFRKLYDNGDFIEEVTEQLYDAKADQFLADRFVVGTCPRCGNEGAYGDQCENCGSTLNATDLINPKSTITGETPILKETKHWFLPLDRYSDFLTKWILEGHKNDWKPNVYGQVKSWIDGGLEPRAVTRDLDWGIDVPVEGAEGKKLYVWFDAPIGYISSTKEWAAREGKDWEPYWKDEDTKLVHFIGKDNIVFHCIIFPAMLKAEGSYILPDNVPANEFLNLEGNKLSTSKNWAVWLHEYLEEFPDKQDVLRYALTSNAPETKDNDFTWKDFQARNNNELVAIFGNFINRVVVLTNKYYDGVIPTPNEFTEVDEQTLAELKAYPAVISSSVERYRFREALGELMNVARLGNKYLADEEPWKVMKDNPERVKTQMYVALQIAAALSVLAEPFLPFTASKLSKILNLGDLKEHFAGFSKFLKEKDRDAKDIFIEKTLGWNDISENSDLIPAGHKIGEAELLFAKIEDEEIQKQVDKLEATKTANIAENKQAEPQKDLIQFEDFAKMDIRIGTILEAEKMPKANKLLVLKVDTGIDVRTIVSGIAESFSPEEIIGKRVSVLANLAPRALRGVESQGMILMTTNAEGKLVFVNPDADAPNGSTVN; encoded by the coding sequence ATGACACAGAATCCAAAGAGATATACTATCACAGCGGCATTACCTTACACCAATGGACCTATTCATATTGGGCATTTGGCTGGTGTTTACGTGCCTGCAGATATATATTCGAGATACTTAAGATTGCAGGGAAAAGATGTAGCATTTATTTGCGGAAGCGATGAACACGGCGTTGCAATTTCGATGAAAGCCAAAAAAGAAGGAATTACACCACAAGAAGTTATTGATAAATATGACGGAATTATCCGTAAATCGTTTGCAGATTTCGGAATTTCATTCAACAATTATTCTAGAACTTCGGCGAAAATTCATCATGATACGGCTCAGGAATTTTTTAGAAAACTGTATGATAATGGTGATTTTATTGAAGAAGTAACAGAGCAATTGTACGATGCAAAAGCAGATCAGTTTTTAGCTGACCGTTTTGTGGTTGGAACTTGTCCTAGATGCGGTAATGAAGGAGCTTACGGTGATCAATGCGAAAATTGCGGATCTACTTTGAATGCGACTGATTTGATTAACCCGAAATCGACAATTACTGGAGAAACTCCTATTCTTAAAGAAACAAAACACTGGTTTTTACCTTTAGACCGTTATTCTGATTTCTTAACCAAATGGATTTTAGAAGGTCATAAAAACGACTGGAAACCGAACGTTTACGGACAAGTAAAATCTTGGATTGACGGCGGATTGGAACCTCGTGCCGTAACGCGTGACTTAGATTGGGGAATTGATGTTCCTGTTGAAGGTGCCGAAGGAAAAAAATTATATGTTTGGTTTGATGCGCCAATCGGATATATTTCGTCTACGAAAGAATGGGCAGCGCGCGAAGGAAAAGACTGGGAACCGTATTGGAAAGATGAAGACACCAAACTGGTTCACTTTATTGGGAAAGACAATATTGTTTTTCACTGTATCATTTTCCCAGCAATGCTAAAAGCTGAAGGAAGTTATATTTTACCAGACAATGTTCCGGCGAATGAGTTTTTGAATTTGGAAGGAAACAAACTTTCGACTTCTAAAAACTGGGCAGTTTGGTTACACGAATATTTAGAAGAATTTCCAGATAAGCAGGATGTTTTGCGTTATGCATTAACGTCAAACGCTCCTGAAACAAAAGATAACGATTTTACGTGGAAAGATTTTCAAGCGAGAAATAACAACGAATTAGTTGCTATTTTCGGAAATTTCATTAATCGTGTTGTGGTTTTAACCAACAAATATTACGATGGAGTTATTCCAACGCCAAATGAATTTACAGAAGTTGACGAACAAACTTTAGCCGAATTAAAAGCGTATCCAGCAGTAATTTCAAGTTCTGTTGAGCGTTACAGATTCCGTGAAGCTTTAGGTGAATTGATGAATGTTGCGCGTTTAGGAAATAAATACCTTGCAGACGAAGAGCCTTGGAAAGTAATGAAAGATAACCCAGAGCGTGTAAAAACTCAAATGTATGTGGCATTGCAAATTGCTGCTGCTTTGAGCGTTTTAGCTGAGCCGTTTTTACCTTTTACAGCTTCTAAACTTTCTAAAATCTTGAATTTAGGTGATCTTAAAGAACATTTTGCTGGATTCAGTAAGTTTTTGAAAGAGAAAGACCGCGATGCAAAAGATATTTTTATTGAGAAAACTTTAGGTTGGAATGATATTTCTGAAAACTCAGATTTAATTCCGGCTGGACATAAAATTGGTGAAGCAGAATTGCTTTTCGCTAAAATTGAAGACGAAGAAATACAAAAACAAGTAGATAAATTGGAAGCGACAAAAACCGCAAATATTGCTGAAAACAAACAAGCTGAACCACAAAAAGATTTAATTCAGTTTGAGGATTTTGCGAAAATGGATATTCGTATTGGAACAATTTTGGAAGCTGAAAAAATGCCAAAAGCAAACAAACTTTTAGTATTAAAAGTAGATACAGGAATCGATGTCCGTACGATTGTTTCAGGAATTGCTGAAAGTTTTTCTCCAGAAGAAATTATCGGGAAACGTGTTTCTGTATTAGCAAACTTAGCGCCAAGAGCTTTACGCGGCGTTGAAAGCCAAGGAATGATCTTGATGACAACAAATGCTGAAGGAAAATTAGTTTTTGTTAACCCAGATGCTGATGCGCCGAATGGATCAACCGTAAACTAA
- a CDS encoding DUF2461 domain-containing protein: MENHVTIPKSSLDFLVQLKENNNKPWFEINKPQYLIELNHIENFAGALLKELSKSDVLENASGKKSVYRIYRDIRFSKDKTPFKTFWGGSYTRATAARRGGYYFHLEKGNSFFAGGFWGPNAADLKRIRTEFAHDPETFQNILHSKSFISNFGTLQGEQLKTAPKGFDIDHPAIDLLRFKQFLVIKRFTDEEVLSPNFLEQALDAFKNMRPFFDYMSEVLTTDANGVSIL; encoded by the coding sequence ATGGAAAACCACGTTACAATACCCAAATCGAGTCTTGATTTTCTGGTTCAGCTCAAAGAAAATAATAACAAACCTTGGTTTGAAATCAATAAGCCACAATACTTAATAGAACTAAATCATATTGAAAATTTTGCAGGCGCTTTACTCAAAGAACTCTCTAAAAGCGATGTTTTAGAAAATGCTTCAGGCAAAAAAAGTGTTTACAGAATTTACCGCGACATTCGTTTTTCTAAAGATAAAACTCCCTTTAAAACTTTTTGGGGCGGCAGTTATACACGTGCCACAGCGGCAAGACGCGGCGGTTATTATTTTCATCTAGAAAAAGGCAACAGCTTTTTTGCTGGAGGTTTCTGGGGACCAAACGCTGCAGATTTAAAACGAATACGAACAGAATTTGCCCACGATCCTGAAACTTTTCAGAACATACTCCACTCAAAATCTTTTATTAGCAATTTTGGAACTTTACAGGGCGAACAATTGAAAACAGCACCAAAAGGTTTTGATATAGATCATCCTGCTATCGATTTGCTGCGTTTCAAACAATTTTTGGTCATCAAACGATTTACAGATGAAGAAGTCTTGAGTCCAAATTTTTTAGAACAGGCTTTGGACGCTTTTAAAAACATGAGACCTTTTTTTGATTATATGAGCGAAGTGCTTACAACGGATGCTAATGGCGTTTCGATCTTATAA
- a CDS encoding chloramphenicol acetyltransferase has translation MKTLLDLENWNRKEHFAHFKQMEEPFFGATVEIDCTKAYETAKSMNASFFIFYLHKTLAAVNAVENFKYRISGEEIYINDRVDASATIGREDGTFGFSLIEYHPDFKTFEQIALKEIERIQNTTGLFTRSFDDDNLIHFSAIPWLNFTSLTHARSFTYPDSCPKISFGKMMVSETGKRTISMAVYVHHGLMDGMHVGQFVDLFQELMNQ, from the coding sequence ATGAAAACACTTTTAGACTTAGAAAACTGGAATAGAAAGGAGCATTTTGCTCATTTTAAACAGATGGAAGAACCGTTTTTTGGTGCAACTGTCGAAATCGATTGTACAAAAGCGTATGAGACCGCAAAAAGTATGAACGCTTCTTTTTTCATTTTCTATTTACACAAAACTTTAGCCGCTGTTAATGCAGTTGAAAATTTTAAATATCGAATTTCAGGAGAAGAGATATACATTAACGATCGCGTAGATGCATCGGCAACAATTGGGCGCGAAGACGGTACTTTCGGATTTTCATTAATCGAATATCATCCCGATTTTAAAACTTTCGAGCAAATAGCTTTAAAAGAAATCGAACGCATTCAAAATACAACAGGACTTTTTACCAGATCATTTGATGATGATAATCTGATTCATTTTTCTGCAATTCCGTGGTTGAATTTTACATCGCTTACGCATGCGCGAAGTTTTACATATCCTGACAGCTGTCCGAAAATTTCATTTGGAAAAATGATGGTATCTGAAACGGGTAAAAGAACCATTTCGATGGCGGTTTATGTACATCATGGTTTGATGGACGGAATGCATGTAGGTCAATTTGTAGATCTTTTTCAAGAGCTTATGAATCAATAA
- a CDS encoding HAD family hydrolase — translation MLHKSKIPNLKVIAFDADDTLFVNEPYFQETEHKFCALMEDYLSHQGISQELFKIEIANLPLYGYGIKGYILSMIEAAMNISNNTIPVEVIEKIIQYGKELLEKPIELLDGIEETLQALHGKYKLVVATKGDLKDQHSKLHRSGLGHYFHHIEVMSDKQEVDYEKLLGRLDIQAHEFLMIGNSLKSDVLPVLGIGGYAVHIPFHTTWEHEKINHKVEHQHFSSFDTIAEVVPNLL, via the coding sequence ATGTTACATAAAAGCAAAATACCAAATTTAAAAGTAATCGCATTTGATGCCGATGATACTTTATTTGTAAACGAACCTTACTTTCAGGAAACCGAACATAAATTCTGTGCTTTGATGGAAGATTATCTTTCGCATCAAGGCATTTCTCAGGAATTATTCAAAATCGAAATTGCCAATTTACCGTTATACGGATACGGAATTAAAGGATACATTCTTTCGATGATTGAAGCTGCAATGAATATTTCAAATAATACAATTCCAGTTGAAGTAATCGAAAAAATCATTCAATACGGAAAAGAATTACTTGAAAAACCAATTGAACTTTTGGACGGAATCGAAGAAACATTACAGGCTTTACACGGAAAATACAAATTAGTTGTTGCTACAAAAGGCGACTTAAAAGATCAGCACAGCAAATTGCATCGTTCTGGTTTAGGGCATTATTTTCACCATATTGAAGTAATGTCAGACAAACAAGAAGTTGATTATGAAAAACTATTGGGCCGTTTAGACATTCAGGCACATGAATTTTTGATGATCGGAAATTCATTAAAATCAGATGTTCTTCCAGTTTTGGGAATTGGCGGTTATGCCGTTCACATTCCGTTTCACACCACTTGGGAACACGAAAAAATAAATCACAAAGTAGAACACCAGCATTTTAGTTCTTTTGATACTATTGCAGAAGTTGTTCCTAATTTACTATAA
- a CDS encoding ferritin encodes MLSKNIESALNKQIRIEAESSQTYLSMACWAEVHGLEGIAQFMYTQSDEERAHMLKLVKYVNERGGHAQVTDLKAPRITYSTFKEMFEELYNHEIFVSQSINELVHITFEEKDYATHNFLQWYVSEQIEEEATAKSILDKINLIGEDKGGLYLFDRDIQQLTVTSSIAINPK; translated from the coding sequence ATGCTATCAAAAAATATTGAATCGGCTTTAAACAAGCAAATCCGCATAGAAGCAGAATCTTCGCAAACTTATCTTTCTATGGCTTGTTGGGCTGAAGTACACGGATTAGAGGGAATCGCTCAATTTATGTACACACAGTCAGATGAAGAGCGCGCTCATATGCTTAAATTGGTTAAGTATGTAAACGAACGCGGAGGACATGCTCAGGTTACAGACCTAAAAGCACCTAGAATAACATATTCTACATTTAAGGAAATGTTTGAGGAGCTTTACAATCATGAGATTTTTGTTTCGCAATCTATCAACGAATTAGTACACATAACTTTTGAAGAAAAAGATTATGCAACACATAATTTCTTACAGTGGTATGTTTCTGAACAAATTGAAGAAGAAGCTACAGCTAAATCTATCTTAGATAAAATCAACTTGATTGGTGAAGATAAAGGCGGATTGTATTTATTCGACCGTGATATTCAGCAGTTAACAGTTACTAGCTCGATCGCTATTAATCCTAAATAA
- a CDS encoding bifunctional GNAT family N-acetyltransferase/carbon-nitrogen hydrolase family protein, with product MQAKINKVELRNLEIEDYKQLKKSMIESYPEMADSYWGSDDIERLLSIFPEGQLVILVDGKVVGSALSLIVDEKLVDKKHNYQQISGDYKFSTHNKNAEILYGIDVFIHPNYRGLRLGRRLYDARKELCEQLNLKAIVFAGRIPSYREHAKKMSPKTYIEKVRTKELYDPVLSFQLSNDFHVIRIIKNYLEGDEESKEFAVLLEWNNIYYDESPRLINLKKNIIRLGLIQWQMRPLNNVEALFEQAEFFIDAVSGYGSDFALFPELFIAPLMADYNHLSEAEAIRELARHSDPIRKRFQEFAISYNINIITGSMPYLENGNLYNVGFLCKRDGTSEMYTKIHITPNEVIHWGMKGGSQFKTFDTDCGKIGILICYDVEFPEVSRLLADEGMNILFVPFLTDTQNGYTRVKHCSQARAIENECYVAIAGCVGNLPKVNNMDIQYAQSSVFTPSDFAFPSNGIKAEATPNTEMTLIVDVDLNLLKELHEHGSVKTLKDRRTDLYEIKKLNT from the coding sequence ATGCAGGCAAAAATTAATAAAGTCGAGTTACGAAATTTAGAAATTGAAGACTATAAACAACTAAAAAAATCGATGATTGAATCGTATCCAGAAATGGCCGATTCGTATTGGGGATCTGATGATATTGAAAGACTGCTTTCTATTTTTCCAGAAGGGCAATTGGTAATTTTAGTTGACGGGAAGGTTGTGGGCTCTGCATTATCGCTTATTGTCGATGAAAAATTAGTAGACAAAAAACACAATTACCAGCAGATTAGCGGTGATTATAAATTTTCTACACATAATAAAAATGCTGAAATCTTATACGGAATAGATGTTTTTATCCACCCAAACTACAGAGGTCTGCGTTTGGGACGCCGATTGTATGATGCGAGAAAAGAACTTTGCGAGCAACTAAACTTAAAAGCAATTGTTTTTGCTGGTAGAATTCCAAGTTACAGGGAACACGCCAAAAAAATGTCTCCTAAAACTTATATCGAAAAAGTACGCACCAAAGAATTATATGATCCAGTGCTTTCTTTCCAGTTAAGCAATGATTTTCACGTGATACGAATCATCAAAAATTACTTGGAAGGCGATGAAGAATCAAAAGAATTTGCTGTTTTACTGGAGTGGAATAATATTTACTACGATGAAAGTCCAAGACTGATTAATCTGAAGAAGAATATTATACGTTTGGGATTAATTCAATGGCAGATGCGTCCTTTAAACAATGTTGAGGCATTGTTTGAGCAGGCTGAATTTTTTATTGATGCCGTTTCGGGATATGGATCTGACTTTGCACTGTTTCCAGAATTATTCATTGCGCCTTTAATGGCCGACTACAATCATTTATCTGAAGCAGAAGCGATTCGTGAACTGGCACGCCACTCTGATCCCATTAGAAAGCGTTTTCAAGAATTTGCCATTTCATACAACATCAATATTATTACAGGAAGTATGCCGTATCTAGAGAACGGAAATCTTTACAATGTTGGTTTTTTATGTAAAAGAGACGGAACTTCAGAAATGTATACTAAAATTCATATCACACCAAACGAAGTGATTCATTGGGGAATGAAAGGTGGTTCTCAATTTAAAACTTTTGATACCGATTGTGGAAAAATTGGAATTTTAATCTGTTACGATGTCGAATTCCCAGAAGTTTCCAGGCTGTTAGCAGATGAAGGAATGAATATTTTATTTGTTCCATTTTTGACGGATACACAAAATGGTTATACACGTGTAAAACATTGTTCGCAGGCACGCGCGATTGAAAATGAATGTTATGTAGCCATAGCAGGTTGCGTAGGAAATCTTCCGAAAGTGAATAATATGGACATTCAATATGCGCAGTCTTCTGTTTTTACTCCTTCTGATTTTGCTTTTCCAAGTAACGGAATTAAAGCAGAAGCAACTCCAAACACAGAAATGACTTTAATTGTAGATGTTGATCTGAATTTATTAAAAGAACTTCACGAACATGGAAGCGTAAAAACATTAAAAGACCGTAGAACAGATCTTTATGAAATTAAAAAATTGAATACATGA
- the ssb gene encoding single-stranded DNA-binding protein, producing the protein MNAMKNRVQLIGNVGNNPEIKTLESGKKLAHLTIATNDVYRNEKGDKVEQTEWHRVTAWGKTAEIIEKFVVKGKEVAIDGKLTHRSYDDKNGEKRYITEVVVNEILLLSK; encoded by the coding sequence ATGAATGCAATGAAAAACAGAGTACAATTAATTGGGAATGTAGGGAATAATCCAGAAATTAAAACATTAGAAAGCGGTAAAAAGCTAGCCCATTTAACAATTGCTACAAACGATGTTTACAGAAATGAGAAAGGGGATAAGGTAGAACAAACCGAATGGCATCGCGTAACTGCGTGGGGAAAAACAGCCGAAATTATCGAAAAGTTTGTTGTAAAAGGAAAAGAAGTTGCCATTGACGGGAAGTTAACGCATAGAAGTTACGACGACAAAAACGGAGAAAAAAGATATATCACAGAAGTTGTAGTAAATGAAATTTTACTGCTAAGTAAATAA
- a CDS encoding OmpA family protein — translation MKKVVMTLAFALGLTGLHAQTENNATRFNKWSIELNGGLTKPQRPFSAGYSTDTPSPWVGDLGVRYMFNNKFGLKADFGYNSFTAKSNSIDFDSKYYRIDLQAVANLGRIMNFETWTNTFGLLGHAGFGVGQLKSDNFTERDIVGNFIAGVTGQVRLSNRVALTGDFSTILNSTQDHTFDGAYVGQNRGFSGLIFNGTIGLNVYLGKNAKHADWTVMTTDNTDLSALENKIADLESQIKKIPAQKEVVIEKQTQPVDNDLIKRMINDKYYSVYFDFNKTTPIENSTAAIDVVLNYLRKNPSASLDLVGYADQVGKAEYNERLSNARANNIKTIFEKAGIASSRLNVIANGADTSIQKDSDEARRLARRVTFIVK, via the coding sequence ATGAAAAAAGTTGTAATGACCCTCGCATTTGCTCTTGGATTAACAGGATTACATGCTCAAACTGAAAACAACGCTACTAGATTTAATAAGTGGTCTATAGAGTTAAACGGTGGTTTGACAAAACCTCAGAGACCATTCTCAGCGGGTTACTCTACAGATACGCCAAGCCCTTGGGTTGGTGATTTAGGAGTTCGTTATATGTTTAATAACAAATTTGGTTTGAAAGCTGATTTTGGATACAATAGTTTTACTGCGAAAAGTAATTCTATAGATTTTGATTCAAAATACTATAGAATAGATTTACAAGCAGTTGCAAACTTAGGACGTATCATGAATTTTGAAACATGGACTAATACATTTGGTTTATTAGGACACGCAGGTTTTGGTGTAGGTCAATTAAAATCAGATAATTTTACTGAAAGAGATATCGTTGGAAACTTTATTGCTGGTGTTACAGGTCAGGTTAGATTATCAAACAGAGTTGCATTAACGGGAGATTTCTCTACAATTTTAAATTCAACACAAGATCATACTTTTGACGGCGCTTACGTTGGTCAAAACAGAGGTTTTTCTGGATTAATTTTCAATGGTACTATTGGTTTGAATGTTTACTTGGGTAAAAATGCTAAGCATGCAGATTGGACTGTAATGACTACAGATAATACTGATCTTTCAGCATTAGAAAACAAAATAGCAGATCTTGAGTCACAAATCAAAAAGATTCCTGCACAAAAAGAAGTAGTTATCGAAAAACAAACACAGCCAGTTGATAATGATTTGATCAAAAGAATGATCAATGATAAGTACTACAGTGTGTACTTTGATTTCAACAAAACAACTCCAATCGAAAACTCAACTGCAGCCATCGACGTTGTTTTAAATTACTTGAGAAAAAATCCATCTGCATCACTTGACCTTGTAGGTTATGCGGATCAAGTTGGAAAAGCAGAATACAACGAAAGATTATCAAACGCTAGAGCAAATAATATAAAAACAATTTTTGAGAAAGCAGGAATTGCTTCATCTCGTTTGAATGTTATTGCTAACGGAGCTGATACATCAATCCAAAAAGATTCTGATGAAGCTAGAAGATTAGCAAGAAGAGTTACTTTTATTGTGAAATAA